A single region of the Streptomyces sp. AM 4-1-1 genome encodes:
- a CDS encoding winged helix-turn-helix domain-containing protein gives MRYPQGGGLTAERQQFREELRLQAAERFALGEGSSVIARDLRVSVRSVQRWRHAWAEDGPRSLRSQGPAPLPRLSEKQFAQLEAELAKGPAAHGWGDQRWTLARVKTVIGRRFHLTYTIQGVRKLLVRNGWSCQVPARRAMERDDDAVAGWVKEVWPRAEG, from the coding sequence ATGCGGTATCCACAAGGGGGCGGGCTGACCGCCGAACGACAGCAGTTCCGCGAAGAGTTACGGCTCCAGGCGGCCGAGCGGTTCGCCTTGGGCGAGGGTAGTAGCGTGATCGCCAGAGATCTGCGGGTCAGTGTCCGCTCGGTCCAGCGATGGCGTCACGCGTGGGCCGAGGACGGCCCGCGATCCCTGCGGTCGCAGGGGCCGGCGCCACTGCCCAGGCTGAGCGAGAAGCAGTTCGCTCAGCTGGAGGCGGAGCTGGCCAAGGGGCCGGCCGCGCATGGCTGGGGGGACCAGCGCTGGACGCTGGCCCGGGTCAAGACGGTGATCGGCCGGCGCTTCCACCTGACGTACACGATCCAGGGCGTGCGGAAGCTGCTGGTGCGCAACGGCTGGTCCTGCCAGGTACCGGCCCGCAGAGCGATGGAGCGGGACGATGATGCGGTCGCGGGGTGGGTCAAGGAGGTGTGGCCCCGCGCGGAAGGTTAG
- the ltrA gene encoding group II intron reverse transcriptase/maturase, with amino-acid sequence MLIADGAASVLPAASVPVNGPEGEDLDWASIDWRRVEEDVRRLRQRIFTASQAGDLKKVRNLQKLMLRSRANTLLSVRRVTEINAGRATAGVDGKVVLLSQSKAELAKWVQHRARLWIPKPVKRVFIPKPGTTKKRGLGIPVIVDRCLQAVALGALEPEWEARFEPKSYGFRPGRGCHDAIGAIYSTLNGKNPQRVWVLDADLKAAFDRIDHARLMAALGTFPARGLVRQWLKAGVVDRGRFAPTEEGTPQGGVISPLLFNVALHGMEEAAGVRYYTTGRDAGSAQSGSPVLVRYADDFVAMCTSREQAEQVKERLAAWLTPRGLAFHEDKTRIVHAESGFDFLGFNVRRYHGKLLIKPSAAAQRRIRERLSTEMVALRGANAGAVLKKINPITRGWSAYYRTVVSSEIFTALDNHMWKLAYKWAKHSHPNKPKHWISDKYFGRFNRSRNDRWVFGDRDSGAYLIKFSWTKIVRHQLVKGKASPDDPALESYWAQRRRKGISLPVDAMTVRLLQAQHGRCSICGGLLLHADHPPQSPEEWEAWRVVIRKAISKQYMAFPDGSTPDGQRLRLLHTHCQRRNGAAATTSPVLLPASEPLGLA; translated from the coding sequence ATGCTGATAGCGGACGGGGCGGCTTCGGTCCTTCCGGCTGCATCTGTGCCGGTGAACGGACCCGAGGGCGAAGACTTGGACTGGGCGTCGATTGACTGGCGGCGGGTCGAGGAGGACGTACGGCGTCTGCGGCAGAGAATCTTCACGGCATCGCAGGCAGGGGACCTGAAGAAGGTCCGCAATTTGCAGAAGCTGATGCTCCGGTCCCGTGCGAACACGCTCTTGAGCGTGCGACGGGTCACGGAGATCAACGCTGGACGCGCGACGGCGGGAGTCGACGGAAAAGTCGTGTTGCTTTCCCAGTCCAAGGCCGAATTGGCCAAATGGGTCCAGCATCGCGCCCGACTGTGGATTCCCAAGCCCGTCAAGAGGGTGTTCATCCCCAAACCGGGGACTACGAAGAAGCGCGGCCTCGGAATTCCCGTGATCGTTGACCGGTGCCTGCAAGCTGTGGCACTTGGTGCACTGGAACCCGAGTGGGAGGCACGGTTCGAGCCGAAGTCGTACGGCTTCCGGCCCGGCCGCGGCTGTCACGACGCGATCGGTGCCATCTACTCCACGCTCAATGGGAAGAACCCGCAGCGTGTATGGGTGCTCGACGCAGACCTGAAGGCGGCGTTCGACCGCATCGACCACGCCCGGCTGATGGCCGCTCTCGGCACCTTCCCCGCCCGGGGACTGGTCCGTCAGTGGCTGAAGGCCGGGGTCGTGGATCGAGGCCGGTTCGCCCCGACAGAGGAGGGAACTCCGCAAGGAGGGGTGATTAGCCCGTTGCTCTTCAACGTGGCCCTGCACGGAATGGAGGAAGCCGCAGGGGTCCGCTATTACACCACCGGCAGAGATGCCGGGAGTGCACAGAGCGGCAGCCCCGTGCTGGTGAGATACGCAGATGATTTTGTCGCAATGTGCACCAGCCGTGAACAGGCCGAGCAGGTCAAGGAACGGCTGGCCGCATGGCTGACGCCCAGGGGACTCGCCTTCCACGAGGACAAGACACGCATCGTCCACGCGGAGAGCGGATTCGACTTCCTGGGGTTCAACGTCCGCCGCTATCACGGCAAACTGCTGATCAAACCGAGCGCAGCGGCTCAGAGACGGATACGGGAACGGCTCAGTACCGAAATGGTGGCCCTGCGAGGAGCTAACGCCGGTGCGGTACTCAAGAAGATCAACCCGATCACGCGGGGTTGGTCGGCCTATTACCGGACGGTGGTGTCCAGCGAGATTTTCACGGCGCTGGACAATCACATGTGGAAGCTCGCTTACAAGTGGGCCAAGCACAGTCACCCGAACAAGCCGAAGCACTGGATATCTGACAAGTACTTCGGCCGGTTCAACAGGTCCAGGAACGACCGGTGGGTGTTCGGTGACCGCGACAGCGGTGCCTACCTGATCAAGTTCTCCTGGACGAAGATTGTCCGGCACCAGTTGGTCAAGGGGAAGGCGTCCCCGGACGACCCAGCCCTGGAGTCATATTGGGCTCAGCGGCGACGCAAGGGAATTTCTCTACCAGTCGACGCCATGACCGTGCGTCTTCTACAGGCACAGCACGGCCGTTGCTCGATCTGCGGAGGGCTCCTACTGCACGCCGACCATCCGCCACAAAGCCCAGAAGAATGGGAAGCGTGGCGGGTTGTCATCCGGAAGGCGATCTCCAAGCAATACATGGCCTTCCCGGACGGGAGCACGCCGGACGGTCAACGACTCCGTCTACTCCACACCCATTGTCAGCGGCGGAATGGAGCCGCTGCGACAACGAGTCCAGTACTTTTGCCTGCCAGCGAGCCTCTGGGGCTTGCTTGA
- a CDS encoding DUF4158 domain-containing protein: MISGPGAGLATSIERTAYPRFKRLITAHELHLFFAPTREEAAWAAERMDSDGHQLALLLALRSYQRMGRFPKPDEYPEMVVDFVRRTVELPEGTLPLHETGRTAERQRTEVRQRLGTKYQQSQARQIAEAAIRKEAASKNRPADLINIALEKVVAAGLELPAFSTFDTMTSTIRTEVNASICCGIHDRMSLAEQAGMLRLMEERDSDGTTQFNRLKQTAQGPSWSHFKRLFTHLEWLDELGDTTVWVDGVAAPKVTDFAGCFRRAVLAPLERGEF; the protein is encoded by the coding sequence CTGATCTCTGGGCCTGGGGCGGGACTTGCGACCTCGATCGAGCGGACCGCGTACCCGCGGTTCAAGCGGCTGATCACCGCGCATGAGCTGCATCTCTTCTTCGCGCCGACGCGGGAGGAGGCTGCGTGGGCCGCTGAGCGGATGGACTCCGACGGCCATCAGCTCGCGCTGTTGCTGGCGCTGAGGTCGTATCAGCGGATGGGCCGGTTCCCGAAGCCGGACGAGTATCCGGAGATGGTGGTCGACTTCGTCCGCCGTACGGTCGAGCTGCCGGAGGGCACGCTCCCGTTGCACGAGACGGGCCGCACTGCTGAGCGGCAGCGTACGGAGGTGCGCCAGCGGTTGGGGACGAAGTACCAGCAGTCCCAGGCACGGCAGATCGCTGAGGCGGCGATCCGTAAGGAGGCCGCGTCGAAGAACCGCCCCGCCGACCTGATCAATATCGCGCTGGAGAAGGTGGTAGCGGCCGGGCTGGAACTGCCGGCGTTCTCCACCTTCGACACGATGACCTCCACGATCCGCACAGAGGTGAACGCCTCGATCTGCTGCGGCATCCACGACCGGATGAGCCTCGCCGAGCAGGCGGGGATGCTGCGGCTGATGGAGGAGCGCGACAGCGACGGCACCACGCAGTTCAACCGGCTGAAGCAGACTGCCCAGGGCCCGAGCTGGTCGCACTTCAAGCGCCTGTTCACGCACCTGGAGTGGCTGGACGAGCTTGGCGACACCACGGTGTGGGTGGACGGCGTCGCGGCGCCGAAGGTCACTGACTTCGCCGGGTGTTTTCGCCGGGCAGTTTTGGCCCCACTAGAACGAGGTGAGTTCTAG
- a CDS encoding IS3 family transposase, with protein MDEAFTGVEVQLGITAACRLTGRSRATHYRSLKPPTVRAPRSHAQVQPSALTDQERSAVLELMNSDEYAELAPAQIWARELDAGRYYCSVSTMYRILREQGQSGERRRQAAHPAKAVPELVATGPSQVFTWDITKAAGPVKGTWYHAYVIIDIFSRYIVGHTVERAESAVRAEELIRETIIRNGIVPQTVHADRGTSMTSKRVSQLLVDLGVTRSHSRPKTSNDNPYSEAHFKTTKYMSDYPERFDSLAHAREWFEAFIAYYNHEHRHSGIGWHTPASVHFGTAEEVRDQRAVTLADAYIRHPERFGRRPRPPRIPQQAWINDPAKRREPAPQTS; from the coding sequence GTGGACGAGGCGTTCACCGGCGTCGAGGTTCAGCTGGGCATCACGGCCGCGTGTCGGCTGACCGGTCGCTCACGTGCCACGCACTATCGCAGCCTCAAGCCCCCGACAGTCCGCGCACCCCGCTCCCACGCGCAGGTGCAGCCCTCGGCCCTGACGGACCAGGAGCGCTCTGCCGTCCTGGAACTGATGAACAGCGACGAGTACGCCGAACTGGCGCCCGCCCAGATCTGGGCCCGCGAGTTGGACGCCGGCCGCTATTACTGCTCCGTCTCGACGATGTACCGGATCCTGCGCGAGCAGGGTCAGTCCGGTGAGCGCCGACGGCAGGCCGCTCATCCCGCCAAAGCAGTGCCCGAGCTGGTCGCAACCGGACCCTCGCAGGTGTTCACCTGGGACATCACCAAGGCGGCCGGACCGGTCAAGGGCACCTGGTATCACGCCTACGTCATCATCGACATCTTCAGCCGCTACATCGTCGGCCACACCGTTGAGCGGGCCGAATCAGCGGTGCGGGCCGAGGAGTTGATCCGCGAGACCATCATCCGCAACGGCATCGTGCCCCAGACCGTGCACGCCGACCGCGGCACCTCGATGACCTCCAAGAGGGTCTCGCAGCTGCTGGTCGACCTCGGCGTCACCCGGTCGCACTCGCGGCCGAAGACCTCCAACGACAACCCCTACAGCGAGGCACACTTCAAGACCACGAAGTACATGTCCGACTACCCCGAACGATTCGACTCGCTGGCCCATGCCCGCGAGTGGTTCGAGGCATTCATCGCGTACTACAACCACGAACACCGGCACTCGGGCATCGGCTGGCACACACCGGCCAGCGTGCACTTCGGCACCGCCGAGGAGGTCCGCGACCAGCGGGCCGTCACCCTCGCCGACGCATACATCCGCCACCCCGAACGCTTCGGCCGCCGCCCCCGACCACCCCGGATACCCCAGCAGGCATGGATCAACGACCCAGCCAAGCGCAGGGAACCCGCACCACAAACCTCATAG
- a CDS encoding IS30 family transposase, protein MAQGMSNSAACREVGVNRKTGYRWTYGRTVKAATGEDYVYAPIAEKKDGRVSDRFLSEDERVQIADLLCAGHSLRSIARRLGRNASTISRELHRNSNPATGAYQPFQAQRRAVARRARSKEGKLRRDPELKEFVELHLGKRWSPEQISRALPAAFPGQPERHLSTETIYQAIYLPHRGGLDRAPGQLRTRRKHRRKRRRPDQRLTRFRITGLTIKERPAEAAGRAVPGHWEGDCATRSCTNLSGLTDWRGS, encoded by the coding sequence ATGGCGCAAGGGATGAGCAACTCGGCTGCTTGCCGAGAGGTCGGTGTCAACCGCAAGACGGGCTACCGCTGGACCTACGGGCGGACGGTGAAGGCTGCGACCGGCGAGGACTACGTCTACGCGCCGATCGCAGAGAAGAAGGACGGCAGGGTCTCCGACCGCTTCCTGTCCGAGGACGAGCGCGTACAGATAGCCGACCTGCTCTGCGCGGGCCACTCTCTGCGGTCGATAGCCCGTCGGCTGGGCCGCAACGCGTCCACGATCAGCCGCGAGCTGCACCGCAACAGCAACCCCGCCACCGGCGCCTACCAGCCTTTCCAGGCACAGCGCCGGGCCGTGGCCCGGCGGGCGAGGTCGAAGGAAGGAAAGCTCCGACGCGATCCAGAGCTGAAGGAGTTCGTCGAGCTGCACCTGGGTAAACGTTGGAGCCCGGAGCAGATCAGCCGAGCACTGCCAGCCGCGTTTCCCGGTCAGCCGGAACGTCATCTGTCCACGGAGACCATCTACCAGGCGATCTACCTACCTCACCGCGGCGGCCTGGACCGCGCGCCGGGCCAGCTACGGACCCGGCGCAAGCATCGGCGCAAGCGTCGCCGCCCCGACCAGCGCCTCACCCGGTTCAGGATCACCGGCCTGACCATCAAAGAACGCCCCGCCGAAGCCGCCGGCCGGGCCGTCCCCGGCCATTGGGAGGGAGACTGTGCGACACGAAGTTGCACGAATTTGAGTGGACTGACCGATTGGAGAGGCAGTTGA
- a CDS encoding transposase: protein MTPPHAKTWSPRGRTPVVRVRGRSRRRISIAALTCYKPGHRSRLIYRPRRDDGNRDGRKSFSWRDYRDLLNAAHQQLDGPIVLIWDNLNVHKAAGLREFAETRDWLTIHYLPPYAPDLNPVEGIWSLLRRGWLSNVAFSTPEHLVQTVRRGLRHIQYRSHLIDGCLTETGLTIRPA from the coding sequence ATGACGCCGCCGCACGCAAAGACCTGGTCACCACGCGGCCGGACCCCGGTGGTGCGGGTCCGGGGCCGTTCCCGCCGCCGGATATCCATAGCAGCGCTGACCTGCTACAAACCCGGCCACCGGTCGAGGCTGATCTACCGGCCCCGCCGCGACGACGGCAACCGTGACGGGCGCAAGAGCTTCTCCTGGCGCGACTACCGCGACCTGCTGAACGCCGCCCACCAACAGCTCGACGGCCCCATCGTCCTCATCTGGGACAACCTCAACGTCCACAAAGCAGCCGGCCTGAGAGAGTTCGCCGAAACCCGCGACTGGCTGACCATCCACTACCTGCCGCCCTACGCACCCGACCTCAACCCCGTCGAAGGCATCTGGTCGCTCCTACGACGCGGATGGCTCTCGAACGTCGCCTTCAGCACCCCGGAACACCTCGTCCAGACCGTCCGGCGCGGCCTGCGGCACATCCAGTACCGCAGCCATCTCATAGACGGCTGTCTCACCGAGACCGGCCTGACCATCCGACCCGCCTGA